In the genome of Sulfurimonas autotrophica DSM 16294, the window AAAGCAACATATTTACGAGCATGTAATTTACCCATTACATCTGTACCCATAGACCATACACCTTGCACGTATGCTTCCATTAAGTTTTGTGTTCCCTTAGGTACAAGCTGCAAGTTTGACATAGCCATTCTCGCTAAAATTAAAGCTATACCAGCTGATAGCAACATGTGACTCATAAAAATAAACGTTTTATCTTCTGAGATAAGTCCGAAAAAAGTAAACAATTCACCCATAGGTGTGCTCCCTTGTCTTTAAATATTACCGCAATTATACTCAATGTTGCATTAAATTATTCTAAGTCTTGCTATAATTGTTTAAAGAAAATTCTAATTTAGGAGGATTTAATGAATATTTTAAAATCAATAGCATTCATAACACTAGGCAGTTCACTGCTTCTTGGAGCACCGCAGCAAGCAAAACAACAGGACAAACAATTCCAAAATGTCGTTAATATTGGCAAAAAAAGTTCTCTGCTGCTCTTGAAAACGCTGGGCTCAAACATGAAAAGACATATGAAAGCAGGCGGGCCGATGCAAGCACTTGATTTTTGTTCGCAAGAGGCATATAATCTGACACAACAAGTCAACAAAAAGCTTCCAAGCGGTATAACGGTCAAAAGAATCAGTGCCAAATACAGAAACCCGGTAAATCAGCCTCAAGGCAGTGAAAAAGAGGTTTTATCATCTCTTAAAAAGTTACAAAGCTTACATGTAATCCTGCCTAAACAAATTGTTCAAAAGGTAAATGCACAAACATACAAATATTACAAGCCTTTAGTTATAAACAAGCAGGTCTGTTTAAAATGTCATGGTAATATTAAAAATAAAGATTTAAAACGTGCGATTGATGAAAGATATCCCCAAGATAAAGCAAAACACTATAAAATGGGTGATTTAAGAGGTGCTATTGTTGTTACTATTGACAAGTCTGTAAAGTAGGTTTTCCTACTTTACTTAGCAAATTCTACCGCTCTGCTCTCTCGAATAACATTCACCTTGATTTCCCCTGGGTACTGCACTCTAGCTTCTATTTCTTTAGCAATTTCTCTCGCCATTAAAATTGATTCATCATCATTAACCAAAGTTGCATTTACAATTACTCTTACTTCACGACCTGCATTGATTGCATATGCCTGTTTTACACCGCTATGACGTGATGCAATTTCTTCTATTTCTGTTACACGCTTTAAAAAGCTTTCTAAAACTTCTCGTCTCGCACCCGGACGTGCTGCTGAGAGTGCATCTGCTGCACAAACTGCACCACATTCGATAGAGTTTATCTCTTGCTGTCCGTGATGTGCATAAATAGCATTTATAACAACTTCGTCTTCATTATATCTGCGACAAATTTCAGCACCTAAATCCACATGGTTTCCATCCATATCATGTGTTAATGCTTTTCCGATGTCATGTAAAAGCCCTGCACGTTTTGCTAAAATAGGATCCCCACCCATTTCTGAAGCCATTATGCCTGCCAAATGAGCAACTTCAAGTGTATGAGCAAGTGCATTTTGTCCATAACTCGCACGGTATCGCAGTCTTCCTATAAGCTTCATAAGTTCCGGATGCATTACGCCGATGTTCATCTGGGCTATCAACTCCTCACCCTCTGCAAGTATTTTGGACTCAAATTCCTCTGAAACTTTTTTAAATATCTCTTCTATTCTGGCCGGTTGAATTCTTCCGTCTTCTATTAACAACTGTAGTGTTTTCGTTGCAATAGCACGGCGATACAGATTAAAACTGCTCACAAGAATTGCATTTGGCGTATCATCTATAATAATATCAACACCGAGCAGTGTTTCCAAAGCCTTAATGTTACGCCCTTCTTTACCGATAATACGACCCTTAAGTTCATCACTGTCCAAATGAACAAGATTGGTAAGTCTCTCAGAGGCAAATTCTCCTGCAAAACGGCTCGTCGCCTGCGCTAAAATAAAATTAGCTTTGCGTTCACCCTTCTCTCTTGCTTCATTTTCATATCTTCTTACAATATGAGCTATCTCGCCGCGTGCTTTTTCTTCCATTTTTTCAAGAAGAACATTTTTAGCCTCTTCCTGTGTCATTCCTGCACTGTGCTCTATTGTATGCACAGCTTCATCTATTTTTTCTTCATATCTTTTTTTCAGGGAAGCAAGTGATTTTTCATTTCTCTCTAAATTAACTTTTTGTGCTTTAATATTGTTCAATTCAGTCTGAATTTTCTTCTCTTCATCCTGTTTAAAACGTTCAAAACTTTGTTCTTTCCGTATAAGCGCATCTTCCCTTTGAGAAAAATCCGCACGTGCACGCTCCTTGGCACTGTCAAAGACTTTTTGTGCTTCAAGCTCTATTTCACGTGCTTTAAGTTTTGCACGTTCTAAGAGTGTTTGTGCTTCATTTTCAATTGCTTTTGCTTTTGCAGCCGCTTGTTCTACGTATATATCAAAGTTTGCACCGGTTATTTTTTTAGAGATGAAAAAACCTACCACTCCACTTACAGTGGCAATTGCACCACCAAGTAGTATTTCATTTAACATCTATTAAACCCTTTTGTTTAGACTTTAGCCATCTTTTCGTATAGTTTTGTTTGGAGTTATAAGTACATCACACGCCACGTCATATGAATCGCATATTAATTTATTTGTGTGACAAAGTTCTGGCTGTACAAAAATAGTATATGGTTTTTCTTTTAATTTTGCAAAGAAACGATCATACATCCCTTTGCCAAAACCAACTCTTTGTAAATTACCGTCAACTCCCACTGCTGGAACTATGGCTATATCAATTTTATTATTATTTTGTATTGTATTTCCCGCTTCAAAAATACCAAATTTTTTTTTCTTAAGCGGTAATCTAAATGGTACCATCTTAAAGCTTTCGCCTTGCATAAACGGCACAAAAACATCATGTTTTTCTCTCATTTTTTTGAGCACTTTAAGTATATCTGCTTCGTATGGTAACGGGTAAAAAAACAGGATTTTTAACCTTTTTTTACTCTTAAAATGTTCTAATTCTTTAAGTAATGCATTATTAATTAAAAAGTTTTTATAGAACTTGTTATGTTTTGATGATTTTTTTATCTTTTTAAGACATATTTGCCTAAAACTGTTTTTTGTAAGAGTCATATTAAATCTTTATCGCTATAATTTCATAAATTTTATGTATTTTACACAAATAAACAAACAAAGGCAAAAAATTCTATGAGAAAAATTCCACTTTTAACAACTTTACTGACAATCGGCTTACTTTTTGGGGCATGTTCCAAAGAAAAAGAAAGCACTACACAAGAAGCAAATTCTCTACTTGCAACAAATAAAATCGTACTGACATCACTCAACAATAAACAATTTGTTGTAGAAAAAACAGATACTGGTCTTAAACTAAAAGATGCGAAAGACAAAGTAGTCATTTATGATATATTTGCCACTTGGTGTCCACCATGTCAGGCAGAAGCATCTCATTTGGCATCCCTGCAAAAAAAATACAAAGACAAACTCATTGTTCTGGGTGTAACTGTTGAAAACAACATCCCGAATGAAAAACTAGAAGAGTTCGCAAAACAACACCATGCTGACTATACACTTGTCAATTCAAGTGCAAATATGCGTCTAATTGATAAAATAGCGAAACAGTTACATCTAGGAAAAGATTTTGGGATTCCTCTTATGGTTTTATATAAAGACGGTAAAATTATCAATTATTATCAAGGTGCAACAGAAGAAGAATTCATAGAAAGCGACATAAAAAAAGCTTTGGATCTCTAAATGTTCGGTTTTATAAAAAAATCTCTCAACAAAACTGTTGAAGCAATTAAAACAGTCGCTCCAAAGAAAAAAATTACCTTTACTAAAGATGAGCTTGAAGATATTCTGCTTGAAGCCGATGTAGAATATGCCTTAGTTGAAATTATACTCAATGAAATATATCAAGATAAAATCACACGTGAAATCTTACGCTCAAAACTTTTGGCAACACTGGCTTATACTTCTTATACAGAGCCTCAGTTCACACCTCCTTTTGTAGAGCTCATCGTCGGCGTCAATGGAGCCGGGAAAACAACAACTATTTCAAAACTTGCATACAAATACAAGCAAGAGGGCAAAAAAGTGCTTCTTGGTGCGGGTGATACTTTTCGTGCAGCGGCAATTGAGCAGCTTACACTTTGGGCAAATAAACTCGACATCCCAATAGTTGCATCAAAACAGGGGCATGACAGTTCAGCCGTTGCCTATGATGCAATAGACTCAGCAAAAGCAAAAGGCTTTGATAACGTCATTATTGATACCGCAGGGCGTTTACATACACAAACCAATCTTGCAAATGAGCTCAAAAAAATCAAACGCATCTGCGATAAAGCACATAAAGGTGCTCCGCAAAGAACAGTTCTCATCATAGACGGTACACAGGGCAACTCTGCTATAAGCCAAGCCAAAGCTTTTAATGAAATGATAGGTATAGACGGTATTATCATTACAAAACTAGACGGTACGGCAAAAGGAGGAAGCATATTCTCTATTGCTTATGCCTTGGAACTTCCTATTCTTTATGTTGGAACAGGGGAACAACCAGAAAACCTTACATCATTTGATAAATACGAATTTGTCGACGGTCTGCTCGATGCAATTTTTATAGAAGAAGAGTAAATCTCTTTTTCTCTCCTCTTTTATGACAATATGTCATATTTTTATTACCAAAACCAAAAAAAGACTACAATACCTTCAAATACAAATAAGAGATAATAACTATGGCAAAGAAAAAAATACTCTTTGAGTGTCAGCACTGCGGACTTACTACACCTAAATGGATGGGCAAATGCACCAACTGCGGTGCTTGGGATAGTTTTGTAGAACTAAATGAGCATCAGCAAGAAGTTGTCAAGCAGACAAAAACAGCGTCAGCATCATCAGCCAAAGCGATAAGCATCAATGAAGTTATAGAAGAAGAGATTTATAGATTTTCTTCACTTGATACCGAACTTGACAATGTATTGGGCGGCGGAATAGTTCCGGGAAGCCTTACTCTCATCGGAGGAAGTCCAGGTGTTGGAAAATCAACCCTGCTCTTAAAAGTCGGTGCAAACATAGCATCAACTGCTAAAGATGTATTATATGTTACAGGTGAAGAATCAACTTCACAAATAAAAATGCGTGCAAACCGCCTTGAATCAAATCATGATTCACTTTATCTGCTGAGTGAAATACGACTTGAACAGATATTAGTAGAACTAGAACATAGAGATTATGATTTTCTGATTATTGATTCTATACAAACAATATATTCAGAAAATATTACATCCGCTCCGGGAAGCGTCACACAGGTACGCCAAATTACTTTTGAATTGATGCGTATTGCCAAAGAAAAAGGTTTGGCAATTTTCATCATAGGGCATATAACAAAAGAAGGCTCTATTGCAGGACCTCGGGTTCTGGAGCATATGGTTGATACCGTACTCTACTTTGAAGGAGATTCATCCCAAGAAC includes:
- a CDS encoding Tll0287-like domain-containing protein, whose product is MNILKSIAFITLGSSLLLGAPQQAKQQDKQFQNVVNIGKKSSLLLLKTLGSNMKRHMKAGGPMQALDFCSQEAYNLTQQVNKKLPSGITVKRISAKYRNPVNQPQGSEKEVLSSLKKLQSLHVILPKQIVQKVNAQTYKYYKPLVINKQVCLKCHGNIKNKDLKRAIDERYPQDKAKHYKMGDLRGAIVVTIDKSVK
- the rny gene encoding ribonuclease Y, whose amino-acid sequence is MLNEILLGGAIATVSGVVGFFISKKITGANFDIYVEQAAAKAKAIENEAQTLLERAKLKAREIELEAQKVFDSAKERARADFSQREDALIRKEQSFERFKQDEEKKIQTELNNIKAQKVNLERNEKSLASLKKRYEEKIDEAVHTIEHSAGMTQEEAKNVLLEKMEEKARGEIAHIVRRYENEAREKGERKANFILAQATSRFAGEFASERLTNLVHLDSDELKGRIIGKEGRNIKALETLLGVDIIIDDTPNAILVSSFNLYRRAIATKTLQLLIEDGRIQPARIEEIFKKVSEEFESKILAEGEELIAQMNIGVMHPELMKLIGRLRYRASYGQNALAHTLEVAHLAGIMASEMGGDPILAKRAGLLHDIGKALTHDMDGNHVDLGAEICRRYNEDEVVINAIYAHHGQQEINSIECGAVCAADALSAARPGARREVLESFLKRVTEIEEIASRHSGVKQAYAINAGREVRVIVNATLVNDDESILMAREIAKEIEARVQYPGEIKVNVIRESRAVEFAK
- a CDS encoding 5-formyltetrahydrofolate cyclo-ligase translates to MTLTKNSFRQICLKKIKKSSKHNKFYKNFLINNALLKELEHFKSKKRLKILFFYPLPYEADILKVLKKMREKHDVFVPFMQGESFKMVPFRLPLKKKKFGIFEAGNTIQNNNKIDIAIVPAVGVDGNLQRVGFGKGMYDRFFAKLKEKPYTIFVQPELCHTNKLICDSYDVACDVLITPNKTIRKDG
- a CDS encoding TlpA family protein disulfide reductase, with product MRKIPLLTTLLTIGLLFGACSKEKESTTQEANSLLATNKIVLTSLNNKQFVVEKTDTGLKLKDAKDKVVIYDIFATWCPPCQAEASHLASLQKKYKDKLIVLGVTVENNIPNEKLEEFAKQHHADYTLVNSSANMRLIDKIAKQLHLGKDFGIPLMVLYKDGKIINYYQGATEEEFIESDIKKALDL
- the ftsY gene encoding signal recognition particle-docking protein FtsY; translation: MFGFIKKSLNKTVEAIKTVAPKKKITFTKDELEDILLEADVEYALVEIILNEIYQDKITREILRSKLLATLAYTSYTEPQFTPPFVELIVGVNGAGKTTTISKLAYKYKQEGKKVLLGAGDTFRAAAIEQLTLWANKLDIPIVASKQGHDSSAVAYDAIDSAKAKGFDNVIIDTAGRLHTQTNLANELKKIKRICDKAHKGAPQRTVLIIDGTQGNSAISQAKAFNEMIGIDGIIITKLDGTAKGGSIFSIAYALELPILYVGTGEQPENLTSFDKYEFVDGLLDAIFIEEE
- the radA gene encoding DNA repair protein RadA, which translates into the protein MAKKKILFECQHCGLTTPKWMGKCTNCGAWDSFVELNEHQQEVVKQTKTASASSAKAISINEVIEEEIYRFSSLDTELDNVLGGGIVPGSLTLIGGSPGVGKSTLLLKVGANIASTAKDVLYVTGEESTSQIKMRANRLESNHDSLYLLSEIRLEQILVELEHRDYDFLIIDSIQTIYSENITSAPGSVTQVRQITFELMRIAKEKGLAIFIIGHITKEGSIAGPRVLEHMVDTVLYFEGDSSQELRILRGFKNRFGATSEIGVFEMKAEGLVSATDIASRFFNRNSSQSGSALTVIMEGSRPIILEVQALVSESHTPNAKRQATGFDNNRLNMLLALLERKLEIPLSGYDVFINITGGIKITETAADLAILAAIISSFRDRAISKETIFIGEVSLVGDVREVYALDARLKEAKMQNITKALVSKKPLEKTSIKTFIVDEVTKLLEWY